TGACGACATGTCCTATATTTTTAAATATTACTTTTTCAGGTTTTTCAGCTGGTTCTGAAGCATTTCAACCTGCCTGCTCAGTGAAGCATTTTTTTCTTCCAGTTTTTTCAGTTCATCATACAGAAAATTGATAATATCCTTGTCTTTATTCTGGTTCAGGTAAAAAGTTTTAAAATCCTGAAGCGTGGCATTTTCAGTTTTCAGTTTTTGAAGCTGATCTTTCAGCTTATTGTTTTCTTTCTCCAATTCTGTAATTCTGTTCAGGGTTTTGTTGTCAAGATTGCTTTCAATAAATGCATTCAGACTCAGGTTGTCATTTTTGCATTTTTCCAGCAATTGTTTTTGCGTTTCAAGTTCTTTTTCTTTGGTTGAAAGGTCTTTTTTCAGACGGACAATCAATGCCAATGCTTCTGTCAGCTCCTTGTTGTCTGAAGAACCCGTTGTTTGATTTGGCTTTTCGGTAAGAGTATCAGCTTCTTTTTTTACATCGTTTTTCTGTGTATTTGTATCTGCTGTTACTTCAGGCTCTTTTACGTCTTTGATAGACAACAGGTAATCATATTTTCCGTATTCTTTATGATTGACGAGCAATTGTATTTTCTGAAAAGTAATCTGGCTTGATTTCCCGACAAAGAGGCCGAAATTCCTTAAATTAAAATTTGATTCATTTTCAAAAGAATAGATGAAGTAGTTGTTGATATAAATCTCGATTTTATTCCCATTAACAAGGATATTCAAATCATTCAGTTCGCCCTTCATCAGCAGGTAGTTGCATTTCTTCCAGCTATTGTTGGGTGTGCTGCCTGTCAGGTATGAAATAATTCCGTTTTCATTTATCTTTCTGATTCTGAATTGTTTACTTTTGTTAAATTCTAAAATCAGACCGTCAGTAAGGCTGCTGTTGAATTGAAAGCAAACGCCAGCCACCTGATAGGGAAAAACAAGTTTTTCAAGTGTAAGATTTACTGATAGTTCGTAATTGGGATAAGGGTTTTGCCAGTTGGGAAAAATAAACCTGTCTTTTGTATTGTTTTTTCTTTCAATCAGATACTGGCCATTTGAGATAATCATGATTTCGTCTTCATCATTGGCAATTGGCCAAAGTTTCAGGTCTCTGGAAGATTTAAAATCAGAATTAAAAACTATTTTATCGAAATATTCAGGGTTAAGATTTTGTGCAAACAGTCTTGCAGAAAAAAGAAAGAATAAAACAATAAAAGATTTTCTCATGAAAATGGTCTAAATTTGCATCTGCAAATATTACAAAATTAGAGCGAATAGATTCACAATATGTCAAAATTACCTGTTCTTTTACTTCTGCTGATTTCATTATTTCTGATTAACTGCAACGATGATTTTCAAATAAATGCCAAATGGAAAGATATTACCATAGTGTATTGCCTGTTAAATCCAAGTGAACCCGACAGTCAGCATTTTGTCAGGATCAACAGGGCTTTTCTGAACGATAAAAATGATGCGCTGATGCTGGCTCAGAATCCCGATTCGACAAACTATCAGGACTCCCTTTTTGTCAGACTTGAATACTGGAAAAACAATACTCATGTTTCTGTTAATGATATTGTGTTATACAGGATCCCTAATAATCACAAAGATTCCGGCATTTTTGCCAATACCGGTCAGTATTTGTGGGCTACACCAAAAAAGACGGTTTTGGATCAGGAGGCAATTTATAAACTCAGGATTACAAACACTGTAACAGGTAAAGAAGTCTGGGCAGAAACGCCCATTGTCGGAAATATTTATTCATTGTTCCCAAAGGTAGGTAATAAAATTACCATTTCTCCCAAGAGTAATATTGATTTTCAATGGTATAGCGGGAAAAATGCCTTTTTTTATGATGTAGTGGCAGAGATATGGTACAATGAATTTCCTGCCAGCAAACCTGAAGAAAAGACTAAAAAGGTATTGTACTGGCCGATTGCCAAAAACTATGTTCCCTCTAAAACAGATGAAATTGTTGAAATGAAGGTTACAGTGCCGGGCATCAGTTTTTATCAGTTTTTAAAGGATAATATTCCTGTCAACTACGACATCAACAGGGAGTTTTTAAGGATTGATTTTATTTATTCTGCAGGAGGAGAAGAAATTTACAACTACATGAATGTCAATAAGCCATCCATAGGCATTGTGCAGAAAAAACCTGAATACACCAATATCAGCAACGGTTTGGGTGTATTTTCTTCACGAAACAGGAATGTGGTTTCTGTTCAGATTACCCCGACCATGCGTGTAGAACTTCAGACAAACGACCTGACAAGAGACCTCAATTTTATCAGATAGCCTGAAACTTCTTCTATTTTTTCTTCAGAATTTTTCAGTTTTGTCTGACTAAATGTCATTTTGATAGGCTGATAATGACTAAACGGATTGTTTTATCCCTTTGGCACTACCATTGACATAAGAGGGCAAATCAATAAAGTATAAGACATGGGAAAAGTAATAGGAATAGATTTAGGCACAACAAACTCTTGTGTGGCTGTCATGGAAGGCAACCAACCCGTTGTAATTCCAAACAGTGAAGGAAAACGTACCACACCTTCTGTCGTAGCCTTTCTGGAAAATGGTGAAATTAAGGTGGGTGACCCGGCAAAACGTCAGGCGATTGTCAATCCAAAGTTCACTGTTTCTTCCATAAAAAGATTTATGGGCAACCGTTTTGAAGAAGTCAATGAAGAACGGTCGCGTGTCAGTTATTCTGTGACCCGCGGGCAAAATGATACCTGCCGGGTGGACATTCGTGGTAAACTCTATACTCCTCAGGAAATATCGGCAATGATTCTTCAGAAAATGAAGAAAACTGCCGAAGATTATCTGGGAACTACAGTGACGGAGGCTATTATTACCGTTCCTGCTTATTTCAATGATGCCCAGCGTCAGGCTACCAAGGAAGCCGGTGAAATTGCAGGTCTGAAAGTCCTTCGTATCATCAACGAACCTACAGCTGCAGCACTCGCCTATGGACTTGATAAAAAAAGTACAGACCAGAAAATAGCCGTATATGACCTTGGTGGCGGAACTTTTGATATTTCAATTCTTGAACTGGGTGATGGTGTTTTTGAAGTAAAATCAACCAGCGGTAATACTCATCTCGGTGGAGACGATTTCGACCATTGCATCATCGATTGGCTGGTCGATGAATTCAAAAAAGAAGAAAATGTCGATCTCAGCAAAGACCCCATGGCCTTGCAGCGATTAAAGGAAGCTGCCGAAAAAGCAAAAATTGAACTTTCTTCATCGTCTGAAACTGAAATTAACCTGCCATATATCATCGCTATCGACAACATTCCCAAACATCTGGTCAAAAAACTGACCCGTGCCAAATTTGAACAACTGATCGACCATCTGATGCAGGCCACCATTGAACCATGCCGTACTGCCCTTCGTGAAGCCGGACTGACCGCCAGTCAGATTGATAATGTGATTCTGGTAGGTGGTTCGACCCGTATTCCTGCTATTCAGAAGCTGGTGAAAGACTTTTTTGGAAAAGAACCCAGCAAGGGGGTCAATCCTGATGAAGTGGTAGCTGTTGGAGCTGCTATTCAGGGTGGCGTTCTGACCGGTGAAGTAAAAGATGTTTTACTGCTCGATGTTACCCCGCTTTCTTTAGGAATAGAAACCCTTGGCGGAGTGTTTACCAAGTTAATTCCTGCCAATACAACCATTCCCACGCGCAAGAGTGAGATATTTTCTACAGCAGCCGATAATCAACCATCCGTTGAAATTCATGTTCTTCAGGGTGAAAGGCCTATGGCTGCCGGCAATAAAACCATCGGTCGCTTTATCCTCGATGGTATTCCGCCTGCCCCTCGTGGTGTCCCGCAAATTGAAGTTACATTTGACATTGATGCCAATGGTATTCTGAATGTAACAGCAAAAGATAAAGGTACCGGTAAAGAGCAGAAAATCAGAATAGAAGCCTCATCAGGCCTGACCAAGGAAGAAATAGAGCGGATGAAAGCAGATGCAGAAAGAAATGCTGAAGCCGACCGCAAGGAGAAAGAAAGAGTGGAGAAAATCAATCAGGCCGACAGTCTGATTTTCCAGACAGAAAAACAGCTTCGTGAATTTGGGGATAAATTGCCGGCCGATAAAAAAGCAGCCATTGAATCAGCCAATAACAAGCTCAAAGAAGCACATAAAAATCAGGATCTGAATGGAATAGATCAGGCAATGGCTGAACTGAATACCGCCTGGCAGGCTGCTTCGCAGGATATATACAATGCCCAGCAGCAAAGCGGACAACAACAGCAATACCAGCAGGAAAGCCAGCAAAACCCGCCATCCGATGGAGAGGTGAAAGATGTTGACTTTGAGGAAGTTAAGTAAGAAATCGCCATCATAACACAGGCCGGCTCCGGAGGAGCCGGCTTTTTTATTTGAATTAAATGGAAAACTGCCTGCTATCCCGATCAGTTATTTTAAGATAATTGCGGGCATTCGGGTTAAGTTTTCTGTCTCCGCGTTTTTCTTGCCTGCTAAAGACAACCAATTGCCAGCTTTTTTGATTGCCTGTGGTTAACTCCCCTCTCTTTTTGAAAGAGAGGGGCCGGGGGTGAGTTAAATATAAACAAACCATATCAAATCTGCCTGACCTGCCTGAAGTCAGGCAGGCGTCAGGCAAGATTTTAGTTTTTCCTGCCAACTGCAGACTTTCTAATGCTTATTGCTGTTTTTTGTACTGAAGTATTGATAAATTTACCTTTAAACTTAATCTTCCTGATGGACTAAACTAAATTTAATTATGGCATTTTCGCTGTTTTAAGTTTTTCAAGCCTGACAGAGCCCGTAAACTTGATATAATCTTCCAATGATTATCTGACAATAAATCCGCCACTGATATTTGCCCTTTTTCCTTCCAGAAAATAGATATAATATCCCTGACTTAGCCCTTTCATTTCTATGGAAGAATTATTCAACTGATTTTTGTTGAAAACAGTTATTTCCTGACCCATCACATTCACAATTCTTAATTTTTCATAGTTTTCAGGGGTAAGATTATTCAGGTAAAGACTTTCATGCATGTAGCGGATTTGCGGTTTTCCGGTTTTATTTTCCCT
The DNA window shown above is from Sphingobacteriales bacterium and carries:
- the dnaK gene encoding molecular chaperone DnaK, with amino-acid sequence MGKVIGIDLGTTNSCVAVMEGNQPVVIPNSEGKRTTPSVVAFLENGEIKVGDPAKRQAIVNPKFTVSSIKRFMGNRFEEVNEERSRVSYSVTRGQNDTCRVDIRGKLYTPQEISAMILQKMKKTAEDYLGTTVTEAIITVPAYFNDAQRQATKEAGEIAGLKVLRIINEPTAAALAYGLDKKSTDQKIAVYDLGGGTFDISILELGDGVFEVKSTSGNTHLGGDDFDHCIIDWLVDEFKKEENVDLSKDPMALQRLKEAAEKAKIELSSSSETEINLPYIIAIDNIPKHLVKKLTRAKFEQLIDHLMQATIEPCRTALREAGLTASQIDNVILVGGSTRIPAIQKLVKDFFGKEPSKGVNPDEVVAVGAAIQGGVLTGEVKDVLLLDVTPLSLGIETLGGVFTKLIPANTTIPTRKSEIFSTAADNQPSVEIHVLQGERPMAAGNKTIGRFILDGIPPAPRGVPQIEVTFDIDANGILNVTAKDKGTGKEQKIRIEASSGLTKEEIERMKADAERNAEADRKEKERVEKINQADSLIFQTEKQLREFGDKLPADKKAAIESANNKLKEAHKNQDLNGIDQAMAELNTAWQAASQDIYNAQQQSGQQQQYQQESQQNPPSDGEVKDVDFEEVK